DNA sequence from the Synechococcus sp. MU1617 genome:
GGCGCAGGGCATCGCCCCGCTCGCCATCGCGCACCAGCTGCTCAAGCTCCAGGCGAACGGCTTGCAGCTGCTGCAGTAAGGCCTCGCCATCGAGGGGCGGCAGGTCTTCCTCGAAATCCACCCGGGCCTCCAACTCGGTGAGCTGGTCCAGCAGCCGTTCCCGCAGGCCGGTGATCTGGGCCTGAATGCCGCCATCGAGGCCCGCCATCGCCAACTCGGCCGCCCGGCGGCTGCGGGCTGCCACCAGCTCACTCACCGCCTCCGCGCGGGTGAGATCGAGCCGACCGTTGAGCACAGCCCGCTGGCTGAACTCGCCGGGCTGGGCCCGGCGCACCCCCGGCTGCCGCAGCACCTGTTCGAGCACCCGCTGCACGGCGATCACGCCGCCATGGCAGTGGATCTCCACCACGTCCTCACCGGTGAAGCTGCGGGGCCCGCGCATCAGCAGCAGCAGCACCTCATCGAGACGCCGGCCCTCGCCATCGATCACATGGCCGTACACCAGCCGGTGCGATCCCCACTCCTGACGGCCCGGGCAGTGCACCACGCTGCGCCCCGTCGCTTCCGCAGCCGGCCCGGAGAGACGGATCACGGCGATCCCGCCCTGACCTGGGGCCACGGCGGTGGCCACTGCCGCAATCGTGTCGGTGCTGGGCACAGCAGTCGCCGCTGGTGATCCATACCTAGGATCCAGCCGATTTCCGCAGGGTTCATGCGCCGGTTGCTGCGCCTCAGTCGCCTCCGGATGCGCCGTGGGGTCCTCTGGTTGTGGAGACAGGAAGGAACCCCAGGCCAACGAGCTCGCGGCTTGGCCGCTGGCGTGTTCTGCGGCTGCTACCCCTTCTTCGGGCTGCAGATTTTCCTCAGCGTGGGTGTTGCCAGCGTGGTGCGGGGTAACCACCTGCTCGCCGCCGCAGGAACCCTGGTGAGCAATCCCCTCACCTATCTGCCCCTCTACTGGTTCAACTACTTGGTGGGCTGTCAGCTGCTGGGGCCCGGCCAGGGCGGGATCAACCTTTCAGAGCTGAATCGCAGCAGCCTGTGGGCCCAGGGATGGGAGTTCAGCCAGCGCATCCTGCTGGGCTCCACCATTGTGGGGATGGTGCTGGCGATCGCCAGCGGCTGGATCGCCTACCGCCTGTTTCTGCGGCGTGAAGCCCGTGCAGCCCTCAGCCAAGGCAGCTAACTCGTGCCCACCCGGGCAATCCCGATCACATCCGCCATCGAGCGGATCTGGTCCATGGTGCGGCTGAGCTGATCTGCACCCTCCAGCTCAACCCGCAGATCAATGCGGGCGGGTTTGCCAGCTGCAGTGGTCACCCGAGCATCACTGACGTTGATGGCGCCATCGGAGAGACGCAGCAGGATGTCTTTGAGGATGCCGACGCGATCGATCACCTCGATCCGCAGCTGCACCGGGAAGCGCTGTTTTTCCTGTTCGGCTTGGGTGGTGTTCCAGCGCACGGGAAGCCGCCGTTCCCGCGGGATCGTCTCCACGTTGGAGCAGTCCTGCCGGTGAATGGTGATGCCGTGGTTGCCGAGGGCCACCGTGCCCACGATCAACTCGCCCGGCAGTGGACTGCAGCAGCCACCAAGACGGTAATCCAAGCCCTCCAGACCAAGAATCGCCCCTTCGCCTCCGGACCGATCCGGAGACGCATCCCGCGATGGCACCAGCGCCGCGGCGACGTCTTCATTGCTGGGTGGGGCCTGCTGCTGTTCCGCCAGCAGACGCATCTCCTCCCGCAAACGGTTGAGCGCCTGCTGCAGCGTGATATCTCCAAACCCAAGTGACGCCAGCAGGTCTTCGGTGGTGGGCACATTGCAGCGCTGCGCCACCCGCTGCATCGCCTCACTGTTCAGCAGGGCATCGAAGCCATCACGGCCCAGCTCCCGCTCCAGCAGATCCTTGCCCCGTTCAATCGTTTCGTCCCGATGGCTGCGCTTGTACCACTGGCGGATGCGGTTGCGCGCCGTCGGCGTGGCGACGAAGTTCAGCCAATCCAGGCTGGGGTGGGCCGTCTTACTGGTGAGCACCTGAACGAAATCACCGTTCTGCAGCGGTGTCGCCAACGGGCAGAGCCGATCGTTGATGCGAGCGCCATGGCAGTGATTGCCCACCTCGGAGTGAATGCGATAAGCGAAATCAACGGCGGTTGCCCCCTTGCGCAAACCGAGCACATCGCCCTTCGGGGTAAAGACGAAAACCTCCTCGTCAAACAGGTCTTCCTTGATCGAGGAGAGGTAGTCGTTGTGATCGTCGTTGCCGCCTTCCTGTTGCCAATCCACCAGCTGACGCAGCCAGTTGAACCGCTCCGCATCGCTGCTGCTGCTGGCCGGCGAGCCGCCTTCCTTGTATTTCCAGTGGGCCGCAATCCCGAATTCGGCCACATGGTGCATCTCAAGTGTGCGGATCTGCACTTCGATCGGGCGATGTCGACCGATCACCGCGGTGTGCAGGGATTGATAGCCGTTGGGTTTCGGCAACCCGATGTAGTCCTTAAACCTGCCGGGAATCGGGCGAAAGGTGTCGTGAACCACCGCGAGGGCGCGGTAGCAGCTCTCAACATTGGGAGTGAGGATCCGCAACGCCGCCACGTCGTAGATCTCGTGGAACTCCTTCTGCTGGCGCTGCATCTTGCTCCAGATGCCAAACAGATGTTTGGGGCGACCACTCACCTCGCAGTGGTCTAGGCCGGCCCGTTCCAGCCGCTCGTTCAGCAGCCCCACGGTGACGCCGAGCCGTTGCTCACGCTCACTGCGCTTGGTGGCCACCTCCTCCTGAATTTCGCGGAAGGCCTCCGGTTCCAGCAATTTGAAGGCCAGATCCTCCAGCTCCCACTTGAAGCGGCCGATGCCGAGGCGGTTGGCGAGGGGGGCATAGATCTCGCGGGTTTCACGGGCGATCCGCTGGCGCTTCTCTTCCTTCAGCGCACCCAGGGTGCGCATGTTGTGCAAGCGGTCCGCCAGCTTCACCAACACCACACGGATGTCGCTGGCCATCGCCAAGAACATCCGGCGCAGATTCTCCGCCTGAGCTTCCGTGCGGTCGTTGAAATGGATGCCGCCGAGCTTGGTGACACCTTCCACCAGCTCACGTACCTCGGAACCGAAGTGGAGCTCGATCTGATCGGGGGTGACGTCGGTGTCCTCGACCACGTCATGGAGGAACCCAGCAGCGATCACCGGGGCACTGGCACCGATGTCCCGCAACAGATCAGCCACCGCCACCGGATGGACGATGTAGGGGTCTCCACTGGCGCGGAACTGGCCTTCGTGGAGCTGAAAGCCGAAATCAAAGGCCGACACCAGCAGCGCCTCGGCATCGGTGGGGCAGCTCTGGCCAATGCCAGGCGGCACATTGGCGATGCACTCCCGCAACCACTCAGGCAGAGCGATGCCGTAATCCTCCGGATGACGGACGGGATGGCGCCGTACTTCGGGCAACGCGCAGCGCACCTTGGCCGAACCCGTGCTGGTTCGGGGCTCTTTGGGTGTGGAGGCAGCGTTGAGCATCCGACCCATCGGGTCAATCCATGGTATTCAGTGCAGGACCCCCTGTCGCTCCAGCCGCACTGTTCATGGGCCGGCCTGTTCTGGAACTCGAACAGCTGAGACTGCGCTACCCCGGCAGTGAACACTGGACGCTGGATGGGCTGGATTTGAGCCTCGAGCCGGGAGAGACCCTGGCCTTGGTGGGATCTTCAGGCTGCGGCAAAAGCACAGTGGCCCGGGCCGTGATGCAGCTGCTGCCGCAGGGAACGGTCTGTGAAGGACGGCTGGCCTTGACCGGCCAGGATCCACGCCAGCTCAAGCGCCCACAGTTGCGGCAGCTGCGGGGCGAAGCCGTCGGTCTGGTGTTCCAGGACCCGATGACGCGGATGAATCCGCTGATGAGCGTGGGCGGTCATCTGATCGACACCCTCAGGGGCCACCGGCCTCACACCACCGCCGCGGCTCACCAGGAACGGGCCCACGAACTGCTGGAACGGGTGGGCATTGGGGCCAACCGCTTCCGCGCCTACCCCCATGAGCTCAGCGGTGGGATGAGGCAGCGCCTGGCCATTGCCCTGGCGATCGCCCTAGAACCACCACTACTGATCGCCGATGAACCCACCACCAGCCTGGATGTGGCGGTGGCAGGACAGGTCATGGCCGAGCTCAGCGGTCTCTGCAAGGAACTGGGCAGTGCGCTGCTGCTAATCAGTCATGACTTGGCCATGGCCGCCCGCTGGTGCGAGCGCATGGCGATGCTCGACGGCGGACGCAAGGTGGAGGACGGCCCCAGCCATCAACTGCTCAGTCGGCCGCAGTCGCCAGTGGGGCAACGGCTGGTGGCCTCCGCCCAGGCCCGGGAAGGGGGACGCTCACCGGCACTTCCCGACAACAACAGCGTGCTGCGGGTGGAGGAGATGCGCTGCTGGCACGCCGTGGGGGGCGCACCTTGGTCGCCCGTCTGGCTGAAGGCGGTGGATGGGGTGAGTTTTGAGCTCAGGGCCGGGGAAAGCCTGGGAGTGGTGGGAGCCTCCGGCTGCGGCAAGAGCACCCTCTGCCGTGCCCTGATGGGGCTCAATTCCATTCGTGGCGGACGGGTCGACCTGCTCGGCCAGGATCTGCTGAGCCTGCGGGGAGAAACGCTGCGCTCAGCCCGCCGGGCTCTCCAGATGGTGTTTCAGGACCCTCTGGCCTG
Encoded proteins:
- a CDS encoding ABC transporter ATP-binding protein; protein product: MVFSAGPPVAPAALFMGRPVLELEQLRLRYPGSEHWTLDGLDLSLEPGETLALVGSSGCGKSTVARAVMQLLPQGTVCEGRLALTGQDPRQLKRPQLRQLRGEAVGLVFQDPMTRMNPLMSVGGHLIDTLRGHRPHTTAAAHQERAHELLERVGIGANRFRAYPHELSGGMRQRLAIALAIALEPPLLIADEPTTSLDVAVAGQVMAELSGLCKELGSALLLISHDLAMAARWCERMAMLDGGRKVEDGPSHQLLSRPQSPVGQRLVASAQAREGGRSPALPDNNSVLRVEEMRCWHAVGGAPWSPVWLKAVDGVSFELRAGESLGVVGASGCGKSTLCRALMGLNSIRGGRVDLLGQDLLSLRGETLRSARRALQMVFQDPLACLNPALQVADAIADPLLIHGLCSKAAAREEARRLLERVGLSPAERFQDRLPKQLSGGQQQRVAIARALALKPKVLICDESVSMLDAEVQADVLALLRELQQELGLAIVFITHDLSVASGFCHRVMVLDQGKVVEEGPGDRIFSAPQAPISRTLVEACPRLPR
- a CDS encoding bifunctional (p)ppGpp synthetase/guanosine-3',5'-bis(diphosphate) 3'-pyrophosphohydrolase; this translates as MLNAASTPKEPRTSTGSAKVRCALPEVRRHPVRHPEDYGIALPEWLRECIANVPPGIGQSCPTDAEALLVSAFDFGFQLHEGQFRASGDPYIVHPVAVADLLRDIGASAPVIAAGFLHDVVEDTDVTPDQIELHFGSEVRELVEGVTKLGGIHFNDRTEAQAENLRRMFLAMASDIRVVLVKLADRLHNMRTLGALKEEKRQRIARETREIYAPLANRLGIGRFKWELEDLAFKLLEPEAFREIQEEVATKRSEREQRLGVTVGLLNERLERAGLDHCEVSGRPKHLFGIWSKMQRQQKEFHEIYDVAALRILTPNVESCYRALAVVHDTFRPIPGRFKDYIGLPKPNGYQSLHTAVIGRHRPIEVQIRTLEMHHVAEFGIAAHWKYKEGGSPASSSSDAERFNWLRQLVDWQQEGGNDDHNDYLSSIKEDLFDEEVFVFTPKGDVLGLRKGATAVDFAYRIHSEVGNHCHGARINDRLCPLATPLQNGDFVQVLTSKTAHPSLDWLNFVATPTARNRIRQWYKRSHRDETIERGKDLLERELGRDGFDALLNSEAMQRVAQRCNVPTTEDLLASLGFGDITLQQALNRLREEMRLLAEQQQAPPSNEDVAAALVPSRDASPDRSGGEGAILGLEGLDYRLGGCCSPLPGELIVGTVALGNHGITIHRQDCSNVETIPRERRLPVRWNTTQAEQEKQRFPVQLRIEVIDRVGILKDILLRLSDGAINVSDARVTTAAGKPARIDLRVELEGADQLSRTMDQIRSMADVIGIARVGTS
- a CDS encoding DUF2062 domain-containing protein produces the protein MRRLLRLSRLRMRRGVLWLWRQEGTPGQRARGLAAGVFCGCYPFFGLQIFLSVGVASVVRGNHLLAAAGTLVSNPLTYLPLYWFNYLVGCQLLGPGQGGINLSELNRSSLWAQGWEFSQRILLGSTIVGMVLAIASGWIAYRLFLRREARAALSQGS